The Aliiroseovarius sediminilitoris region CTGAGATGCGGTCCAAGGGCGGTGGTGCAAGCCTGACGGTGTATGCCGGAGATCGGGTTCACAATGCGATACGCAAGGCGGTAGAGCTTTTGGGCCTGGGCCATAACGCGTTGCGTCTGATCCCGACGGATCACGGCAAGATGGATGTTCAGGCCTTGGTGCAGCAGATCGCACAGGATTGTGCTGACGGTTTTCTGCCGCTGGCGATTGTCGGGACGGCCGGGTCGGTGGACATCGGCAGTTTCGATGATCTTAATGCCCTGGCCGATGTCGCGCAGGCGCGGAATATCTGGCTGCATGTTGACGGTGCATTCGGTGCCTGGACGCGATTGGCCGACGACCCATGGCGCAGTCTGAGCGACGGGATTGAACGGGCGGACAGCATCGCGCTTGATTTCCATAAATGGATGTATGTCGGCTATGATTGCGGCTTGGCCCTGATCGCGAACGAGGCCGAACACCGCGCCGCCTTTGCCGTCCGTCCGCCCTATCTTGAGGGGTTCGAGGCGGGTCTGTCCGGCGGCGAACGTTGGTTCTGCGACTATGGTATCGACCTGTCACGCAGCAATCGAGCGCTGAAGGTCTGGTGCGCGTTGGAGATGTTCGGGGAAGACGCATTTGCCGCGGCGATCACGCGCAACTGCGCGCAGGCTGCGCTGATGGCCGATCTGGTCCAGTCGCATGGCATGGCGCTGGTTGCGCCGGTCGTGTCAAACATTTGTGTGTTTACCGCAAGGCCGGATCTGTCGCCGCAGGAACAATCCAGCTTGAACAGACAGATTGCGATCAAACTGCAACTGGACCGGGGGCCCGTGTTTTCGACCACACATGTGAGCGGGATAACATGTCTGCGCGCTGCATTTGCCAACCATCGGACGCGTGATCACCATATTCACACCGCGATACAGAATGTGAAGGCGCTTGCTGAAAATGGCCTCTTGGCCAATGGCGAATAGAACACCGTTATCGAATAGCAGAAATGGTGCCGTATGCGTGGCGCCATTTCTGACAGTATCGCTTTGCGTTTAGCTGTATAGCGCGGGTTCGCCCATCCGCTGATGTATCGCGTTGGCGGTGCGGGCATCTATACCCAAAGCCTGGC contains the following coding sequences:
- a CDS encoding pyridoxal phosphate-dependent decarboxylase family protein, producing MHDLLDHCLDRMVNATEHPWQSPPDNLISVYGIGRGGDLVARLTEQVMPYHSGNTHPQFWGWVQGSGLPSDLMAGLVGAVMNANVGGRDHGANAMEHAVIDWTRRKMGMRPGASGVLVTGTSQATVIALQTAKMRAVPEMRSKGGGASLTVYAGDRVHNAIRKAVELLGLGHNALRLIPTDHGKMDVQALVQQIAQDCADGFLPLAIVGTAGSVDIGSFDDLNALADVAQARNIWLHVDGAFGAWTRLADDPWRSLSDGIERADSIALDFHKWMYVGYDCGLALIANEAEHRAAFAVRPPYLEGFEAGLSGGERWFCDYGIDLSRSNRALKVWCALEMFGEDAFAAAITRNCAQAALMADLVQSHGMALVAPVVSNICVFTARPDLSPQEQSSLNRQIAIKLQLDRGPVFSTTHVSGITCLRAAFANHRTRDHHIHTAIQNVKALAENGLLANGE